The proteins below are encoded in one region of Borrelia duttonii Ly:
- a CDS encoding HPr family phosphocarrier protein, which yields MVKKEATIKAVNGLHVRPASTFVKKAKEYASDITIEADGKSVSGKSLFRLQTLELSSGKKLMVCAEGDDEERAVNELVELIESFKE from the coding sequence ATGGTTAAAAAAGAGGCTACAATTAAGGCTGTTAATGGTTTACATGTGAGACCAGCATCAACATTTGTCAAAAAGGCTAAGGAATATGCTAGTGATATAACTATTGAAGCTGATGGAAAATCTGTTAGCGGCAAAAGTTTGTTTAGATTGCAAACTTTAGAGTTATCTTCTGGTAAGAAGCTTATGGTTTGTGCTGAGGGTGATGATGAGGAGAGAGCTGTTAATGAACTTGTTGAACTTATTGAATCTTTTAAAGAATAA
- a CDS encoding response regulator: MEENKKALIVDDSIFMRKNLIKILKNLGFNEFLEAEDGIQAIQEFKKQETLHLITLDITMMGMDGITALEKINALNKKLERKLNILMVTALGKQELIAKALQLGAKGYITKPFREEQIAEQIKTLN; the protein is encoded by the coding sequence TTGGAAGAAAATAAAAAAGCTTTAATAGTTGATGATTCTATTTTTATGCGCAAAAATTTAATTAAAATACTAAAAAATTTAGGATTCAATGAGTTTTTAGAAGCAGAAGATGGTATTCAGGCTATTCAGGAATTTAAAAAACAAGAAACACTTCATCTAATAACTCTTGATATAACTATGATGGGCATGGATGGAATTACAGCACTTGAAAAAATAAATGCACTTAACAAAAAGCTTGAACGCAAACTAAACATATTAATGGTCACAGCACTTGGAAAACAAGAACTTATTGCAAAAGCCCTACAACTTGGAGCAAAAGGATATATTACAAAACCTTTCAGAGAAGAACAGATAGCAGAACAAATAAAAACATTAAATTAG
- the ligA gene encoding NAD-dependent DNA ligase LigA encodes MGKDIKDEILSLRDAIKKWDREYYVDSSPTVGDVTYDKALLRLQYLENRYPEYKTLDSPTLKFGSDLLNDFKEVEHSYPILSLDKAYDVKELLLWVEKMSLEGSNLGFDMGISAEPKIDGCSIVLYYKDGILEKALTRGDGRFGNNVIENVRTIKNVPLCIGERVELVLRGEIYITKKDFLKINHTLDDSYINARNLTSGILRRINSREVVNFPLDIFVYDILYSSLELNTNHDAFDKLKHFGFKLNPFCKFFCGKNLGENIINYVKEIEEQRERFEYEIDGVVLKVDDFRLRDVLGYTSHHPKWSIAYKFESLRAVSKVIDIVVQVGRSGKITPVANIEKVLIAGAFITSASLHNQDYIDSIGLNVKDVVAISRRGDVIPAVELVVEKLSVGNFKIPNYCPSCKKSLIKEGAHLFCVNIHCPLKIMGHIKYFCSKKCMNIVGLSEKTIEFLFNMNFISSEIDLYTFDFDRLIGLKGFNFKRVNKLKRSIEESKNRPFKKLLLAMGIKDLGINTILLLINNNLNSFDAISLLCQDNKNALVKLLDIKGIGERIAFNIIRAFNDKIILDKFNFFKGLGFKMQEDSINCVVDSSFLFGKKFCITGSFDEYPRHVLIDKITKKGAIFNSSVSRYLDFLLVGKSPGLKLKKANNLGIKILSLFDIKNLVNLDD; translated from the coding sequence ATGGGTAAAGATATAAAAGATGAAATTTTATCTTTAAGGGATGCCATTAAAAAATGGGATAGGGAATATTATGTTGATTCGTCACCTACTGTGGGCGATGTTACCTATGATAAAGCTCTTTTGCGACTTCAATATTTGGAGAATAGGTATCCTGAATATAAAACTTTAGATTCTCCTACGCTTAAATTTGGAAGTGATCTTTTAAATGATTTTAAAGAGGTTGAACATTCTTATCCTATATTGAGTTTAGATAAGGCCTATGATGTTAAAGAATTATTATTATGGGTTGAGAAAATGAGTTTAGAAGGTTCTAATTTGGGATTTGATATGGGAATTTCAGCTGAACCTAAAATAGATGGATGTTCAATTGTTCTTTATTATAAAGATGGAATACTTGAGAAAGCTTTAACCAGGGGCGATGGTAGATTTGGTAATAATGTGATTGAAAATGTGAGAACAATTAAGAATGTTCCTCTATGCATTGGAGAACGGGTCGAATTGGTATTGAGAGGTGAAATTTATATTACCAAAAAAGATTTTTTGAAAATAAATCATACATTAGATGATTCTTATATTAATGCTAGAAATTTGACTTCAGGTATATTGAGAAGAATAAATAGTAGAGAAGTTGTTAACTTTCCCTTAGATATTTTTGTTTATGATATTTTATATTCCAGTTTGGAATTAAATACTAATCATGATGCTTTTGATAAGCTTAAACATTTTGGTTTTAAACTTAATCCTTTTTGTAAGTTTTTTTGTGGTAAAAACTTGGGAGAAAATATTATTAATTATGTAAAGGAAATAGAAGAACAGAGAGAGCGTTTTGAATATGAGATTGATGGTGTTGTTTTAAAGGTTGATGATTTTCGTTTAAGAGATGTTTTGGGATATACTTCTCATCATCCTAAATGGTCAATTGCTTATAAGTTTGAGTCTTTGAGAGCTGTTAGTAAGGTAATTGATATAGTTGTTCAGGTTGGACGTAGTGGTAAAATTACTCCTGTTGCAAATATAGAGAAAGTACTTATTGCAGGAGCTTTTATTACCAGTGCAAGTTTACATAATCAGGATTACATAGATTCTATTGGTTTAAATGTTAAAGATGTTGTTGCAATTTCAAGGCGTGGAGATGTAATTCCTGCCGTTGAATTGGTTGTAGAAAAACTTTCTGTTGGTAATTTTAAAATTCCAAATTATTGTCCTTCATGTAAAAAGTCTTTAATAAAAGAGGGTGCACATCTTTTTTGTGTTAATATACATTGTCCTTTGAAGATTATGGGACATATAAAGTATTTTTGTAGTAAAAAATGTATGAATATTGTGGGACTTTCAGAAAAAACAATTGAATTTCTTTTTAATATGAATTTTATATCTTCAGAAATAGATCTCTATACATTTGATTTTGATAGGCTTATTGGTCTTAAGGGATTTAATTTTAAAAGGGTAAATAAGTTAAAGCGTTCTATTGAAGAGAGTAAAAATAGACCGTTTAAAAAATTACTTCTTGCTATGGGCATTAAGGATCTGGGAATTAATACAATATTATTGTTAATCAACAATAATTTAAATTCATTTGATGCAATTAGTTTGCTTTGTCAAGATAATAAAAATGCACTTGTTAAACTTTTAGATATTAAAGGGATAGGAGAAAGAATAGCTTTCAATATTATTAGGGCCTTTAATGATAAGATTATCCTTGATAAATTCAACTTTTTTAAGGGATTAGGATTTAAGATGCAAGAAGATAGTATTAATTGTGTTGTAGATTCTTCTTTTTTATTTGGTAAAAAATTTTGTATAACAGGATCTTTTGATGAGTATCCCAGACATGTTCTTATTGATAAAATTACTAAAAAAGGTGCTATTTTTAACAGTTCAGTTAGTAGATATTTAGATTTTTTACTTGTTGGGAAAAGTCCTGGATTAAAATTAAAAAAAGCTAATAATTTGGGCATTAAAATTCTTAGTCTTTTTGATATTAAAAATTTGGTCAATTTAGATGATTAA
- a CDS encoding FAD binding domain-containing protein — MSSVKVYYPENFNALVSLFQESSKNYIIYNEIDFHKNSEIFMKNDSDSFFIINNFEKFNKIFLRSNFLEIGPCVTYDAILQFGEKNIPRLFYEFISMLNDRICLNSINIANGFYYKNTIFDLYPLLLSLDAQIEFKNILTKKNYTYNAYSINRDDYIQNRHVLFLSKLKFPITNLWNKSFCSRIFDYTFSFNFLDEMNIIFICVLLNVKRNIISDFLMKIFYNDKVITLRDFQVLLLNKTLPLSLVEIEDSLRMLDKSIRDVKNFSLEERSLKLIKNFYFDILFNF, encoded by the coding sequence ATGAGTAGTGTGAAGGTGTATTACCCTGAAAATTTTAATGCACTTGTTAGTTTATTTCAGGAAAGTTCAAAAAATTATATAATTTATAATGAAATTGATTTTCATAAAAATTCTGAAATTTTTATGAAAAATGACTCTGATAGCTTTTTTATAATAAATAATTTTGAAAAGTTTAATAAGATTTTTCTTAGAAGTAATTTTTTGGAAATAGGTCCATGTGTTACTTATGATGCTATTTTGCAATTTGGAGAGAAAAATATTCCACGTTTATTTTATGAATTTATTTCAATGTTAAACGATAGAATATGTCTAAATAGCATTAATATTGCTAATGGGTTTTATTATAAAAACACAATTTTTGATTTATATCCTTTATTGTTAAGTCTTGATGCTCAAATTGAATTTAAGAATATTTTGACTAAAAAAAATTATACTTATAATGCTTATAGCATTAATAGGGATGATTATATACAAAACCGTCATGTTTTATTTTTAAGCAAATTAAAATTTCCAATTACAAATTTGTGGAATAAGAGTTTTTGTAGTAGGATATTTGATTATACTTTTTCATTTAATTTTTTAGACGAGATGAATATTATTTTTATTTGTGTTTTGTTGAATGTTAAAAGGAATATTATAAGTGATTTTCTGATGAAAATATTTTATAATGACAAGGTTATTACTTTAAGGGATTTTCAAGTTTTACTTTTAAACAAAACTTTACCTTTATCTTTAGTTGAGATTGAAGATTCTCTTAGAATGTTAGATAAAAGTATTCGTGATGTTAAAAATTTTAGTTTGGAAGAGAGAAGTTTGAAACTTATAAAAAATTTTTATTTTGATATATTGTTTAATTTTTAG
- the fliS gene encoding flagellar export chaperone FliS produces the protein MLRKEDIYKKTQVNTSSSISILVMLYEKAIQDLEVAKEFYKNKDPNSTTKADEKVYHAQDIIIELMSTLNFEDGGDISNNLFSIYSFLNKTLESVTLEKNIDNIQEVLKHLKNLHTAWKALLKKDNNIIIKKKLGINIVG, from the coding sequence TTGCTAAGAAAAGAAGATATTTACAAAAAAACACAAGTCAACACATCAAGTTCAATATCAATATTAGTAATGCTATATGAAAAAGCAATACAAGATTTAGAAGTTGCTAAAGAATTTTATAAAAATAAAGACCCAAACAGCACAACAAAAGCTGATGAAAAAGTTTATCATGCACAAGATATTATTATAGAATTAATGTCTACACTAAATTTTGAAGATGGTGGGGATATTTCAAATAACCTATTCTCAATATACTCCTTTTTAAATAAAACATTAGAAAGTGTTACATTAGAAAAAAATATAGATAATATCCAAGAAGTCTTAAAGCACCTCAAAAATCTTCACACAGCTTGGAAAGCATTACTTAAAAAAGATAATAATATTATCATTAAAAAGAAATTAGGAATAAATATTGTCGGATAA